The Pedobacter africanus genome has a window encoding:
- a CDS encoding tetratricopeptide repeat protein → MSKKYFFIPLLLAGGFTAGYAQTSVLVNLNKNYQSGLELLDNEKYVAAAQQFKLVEQIRHKPGTQQESNAELSMLKENAKFYAAVCALELGNNDAESLFQNFIKDYPLNPNTKLAYFHVGKSYFAQKKYEKALEWFEKTDPSTLSGKQRLEYQFKQGYSYFELKNIEKAEPLFETVKKENSPFQESATYYFAYINYLNKEYKTALSNFEKLKGSPTYEASYPYYITSMYYLDERYDDVISYAIPILKSSKQLYEAEMLSLIAASYFAKSDYVNAEKYFREFYAKDKSNNKNNLFTYQYGYSLFELKKYSESVTVLEKLDSDDVYLQSGMYTLGRSFLQLKNKEKARSAFFRASRLDFDKIVQEEAWINYARLSYELEFNQQALEATQNFLKQFPSSRKVNEAKTLLGEILLTSKNYQAAIDILEPIQSKSPEAREAYQKVTYFRGLEFYNERAFPNALSMFLRSEKFPEDEEILALSTYWKAEASYELRKFGEAVKHFETFLDMPGASKTGVYNFANYALAYSAFEDEKYGKAAAYFERFLKGNDKDQKTINDATIRLADSYFVNKSYGNALVNYNRIIDSKATGEDYALFQRGMIQGLENQNDAKINTMQNLLKQFPNSNYADDAGFEMAYTYFNKGELDKSKSDLISLVSKYPNSSYVPRALVTIGLVQYNQDQDDAALESFKKVIRDYPSTEEAKQALESIKNIYVDKGDSQGFINYAGTTPLGNYSNAEQDNILFQGANNLYLKGDAKGAFEAINAYFDKFPKAIHDKEAKFIRAESLVKLGRPNEAIADYEYILNDWTSDYTERSLVSISKLFLDQKKYNEAIVYLKRLETTADYKIHYTYALNNLLKSYSELNMPDDVLKYVQLVKESDKASEEEKNSVDLYAGKAYLLKADTTQAVKSFNTVVSKTKTLAAAEAKYNLAAVQYAKRDYKTSTKTCFDLINNMPSYDYWVAKAFILLADNYVALKDNLQAKSTLLSIIDNYEGKDDIVPTAKAKLEKIK, encoded by the coding sequence ATGTCAAAAAAATACTTTTTTATTCCGCTACTGCTAGCAGGTGGCTTTACGGCTGGTTATGCACAAACAAGCGTACTGGTTAACCTGAACAAGAATTACCAAAGTGGTCTGGAGCTGCTGGACAACGAGAAATATGTTGCAGCTGCACAGCAATTCAAGCTTGTTGAACAAATCAGGCACAAGCCGGGCACCCAACAGGAAAGCAATGCAGAACTGTCTATGCTGAAAGAAAATGCAAAGTTTTATGCTGCTGTTTGTGCACTTGAATTGGGTAATAATGATGCTGAAAGCCTGTTTCAGAATTTCATTAAAGATTATCCGCTGAACCCAAATACCAAGCTTGCTTATTTCCATGTAGGCAAATCATATTTCGCACAAAAAAAATATGAAAAAGCGTTAGAGTGGTTCGAGAAAACCGATCCTTCTACCCTTTCCGGGAAACAACGACTGGAATATCAGTTTAAACAGGGTTATTCCTACTTTGAACTGAAAAACATAGAAAAAGCTGAGCCATTATTTGAGACAGTAAAAAAAGAAAATTCACCTTTTCAGGAAAGTGCAACCTATTATTTTGCCTATATCAATTACCTGAACAAAGAATATAAAACTGCTTTAAGCAATTTCGAAAAACTGAAAGGCTCACCAACATATGAAGCCAGCTACCCCTATTACATAACCTCAATGTACTATCTCGATGAGCGGTATGACGATGTGATCAGTTATGCAATTCCTATCCTAAAAAGTTCTAAACAACTTTATGAGGCTGAGATGCTGAGCCTCATTGCGGCCTCTTACTTTGCTAAATCTGATTATGTAAATGCAGAAAAATACTTCAGGGAATTCTATGCCAAAGATAAATCCAATAATAAAAATAACCTGTTCACCTACCAGTATGGTTATTCCCTGTTTGAATTGAAAAAATATAGTGAGTCTGTTACTGTGCTGGAAAAACTCGATAGCGATGATGTATACTTGCAAAGCGGAATGTACACGCTTGGCCGTTCCTTTCTGCAGCTAAAAAACAAAGAAAAAGCCCGAAGTGCATTTTTCAGGGCGTCAAGGCTAGACTTCGATAAAATAGTACAGGAAGAAGCATGGATTAATTATGCCAGGTTGAGTTACGAGCTCGAATTTAACCAGCAGGCATTGGAGGCCACACAAAACTTCCTTAAACAATTCCCTTCTTCACGCAAAGTAAACGAAGCTAAAACCTTACTTGGTGAGATCCTCCTGACCAGTAAAAACTATCAGGCAGCAATTGATATACTTGAACCTATTCAAAGCAAATCACCCGAAGCGCGTGAAGCCTACCAAAAAGTAACTTATTTCAGGGGATTGGAATTTTATAATGAAAGGGCATTCCCTAATGCATTGTCTATGTTCCTTCGTTCAGAAAAGTTTCCTGAAGATGAAGAAATACTGGCATTAAGCACTTACTGGAAAGCTGAAGCCAGTTATGAGCTTAGAAAATTTGGTGAAGCAGTAAAACACTTTGAAACCTTTCTGGATATGCCAGGTGCCAGCAAAACCGGCGTATACAATTTCGCTAATTACGCCCTGGCCTATTCTGCATTTGAAGATGAGAAATATGGAAAAGCTGCTGCTTATTTTGAACGCTTTTTAAAAGGTAACGATAAAGATCAGAAGACCATAAACGATGCAACCATCAGGCTTGCTGATTCCTATTTTGTAAATAAAAGTTATGGAAATGCCCTCGTTAATTACAACAGGATCATTGACAGCAAAGCTACCGGAGAAGATTACGCCTTGTTTCAACGGGGAATGATACAAGGATTGGAAAATCAAAATGATGCCAAGATCAATACCATGCAGAACCTTTTGAAACAGTTCCCGAATTCTAACTATGCGGACGACGCAGGCTTTGAAATGGCTTATACCTATTTCAATAAAGGTGAACTGGACAAATCGAAGTCTGACCTGATTAGCCTGGTAAGTAAATACCCGAACAGCAGTTATGTTCCCCGGGCCCTTGTAACCATTGGTCTGGTGCAATACAACCAGGATCAGGACGATGCCGCCCTGGAGTCGTTTAAAAAAGTGATCAGGGATTACCCAAGTACCGAAGAAGCCAAACAGGCACTGGAATCCATCAAAAACATTTATGTAGACAAAGGCGATTCGCAAGGCTTTATTAACTATGCGGGCACTACACCTCTGGGTAATTATTCCAATGCAGAGCAAGACAATATTTTGTTCCAGGGTGCCAACAACCTGTACCTGAAAGGTGATGCAAAAGGTGCCTTTGAAGCTATAAACGCTTACTTTGACAAATTCCCTAAAGCCATTCATGATAAAGAAGCGAAATTTATCAGGGCAGAATCACTGGTGAAACTGGGGCGCCCTAATGAGGCCATCGCCGACTATGAGTATATCCTTAATGACTGGACAAGCGACTATACAGAACGTTCATTAGTGAGCATCTCCAAGCTTTTCCTTGACCAGAAAAAATACAATGAGGCCATCGTGTATCTTAAACGGCTGGAAACTACAGCCGACTATAAAATACACTATACTTATGCACTGAATAACCTGTTAAAATCTTACAGTGAGCTAAATATGCCCGATGACGTATTGAAATACGTGCAGCTGGTTAAAGAATCGGATAAAGCTTCTGAAGAAGAAAAGAACAGTGTAGACCTCTATGCAGGTAAAGCTTATTTACTGAAAGCCGATACCACCCAGGCTGTTAAGTCGTTTAACACAGTGGTGAGTAAAACCAAAACCCTTGCGGCTGCCGAAGCCAAATATAACCTGGCCGCGGTACAGTATGCAAAAAGAGATTATAAGACATCAACAAAAACCTGTTTTGACCTGATCAATAACATGCCATCTTATGATTATTGGGTAGCAAAGGCATTTATATTACTGGCTGATAATTATGTAGCCCTGAAAGATAACCTGCAGGCAAAAAGCACACTCTTAAGTATCATTGACAATTATGAAGGTAAAGACGATATCGTACCTACCGCCAAAGCCAAATTAGAAAAAATTAAATAA
- a CDS encoding HU domain-containing protein, producing the protein MDILSYLSTLIKNHKEVGIPGLGTIYKRKSPGRYDTETHSFLPPSYTLSFTSDLKEQELLTDLISKKRNISKDAANYFVEQFSENILDELSNQQESDFGDLGTFSTSTGSITFIPKQEQNFGFDFYGLPPLKEDLVSNIETKTEKEPLIVSDASTENELVAEGKNLTIEDEPQLSQEQLELENNNADLRDGVEEIDDLLIAHLDSTEDPGINEPIKEDEQEVYEEIAEVSAPVQDPVVRQVPVIETPEGLTEEESAPAAATSSFTLDYTEENKTGMPVYLKVLLALLTVAAIAGITYALKPELFTGAAVIKEKTPNQDIVQTIKQNDQHKLDSIAQADSIRKSNEKAILAADSVKDSLTTAKAVERPSGNIVSYDIIAASLLNKREADRFLSDMKQRGIPATIAKMPGKRIKISIGSFADMETANKQLEILKKSTKIPGIYVTPIRHTNNPK; encoded by the coding sequence ATGGATATCTTATCATACCTTTCTACACTTATAAAAAACCATAAAGAAGTGGGAATTCCCGGTTTGGGAACTATTTATAAAAGGAAATCTCCGGGGAGGTATGATACAGAAACGCATTCGTTTCTGCCGCCAAGTTATACACTGAGTTTTACATCGGACCTGAAGGAACAGGAATTGCTCACCGACCTGATCAGTAAAAAAAGAAATATCTCAAAAGATGCGGCTAATTATTTTGTTGAGCAGTTTTCAGAGAATATTCTGGACGAACTTTCCAACCAGCAGGAATCAGACTTTGGCGACCTGGGTACTTTCTCTACCTCAACGGGCAGTATAACTTTCATTCCTAAACAGGAGCAGAATTTTGGCTTCGACTTTTACGGTTTACCGCCTTTAAAGGAAGATCTGGTTTCAAACATTGAAACAAAAACTGAAAAAGAGCCTTTAATAGTTTCAGATGCATCAACTGAAAATGAGTTGGTGGCTGAAGGAAAAAACCTTACTATTGAGGATGAGCCTCAGCTAAGCCAGGAACAACTTGAACTGGAGAATAACAATGCAGATTTGCGGGATGGCGTAGAAGAAATTGACGATCTGCTGATCGCTCACCTGGATAGTACAGAAGACCCTGGCATAAATGAACCGATAAAAGAGGACGAGCAAGAGGTATATGAAGAAATAGCTGAAGTAAGTGCTCCGGTTCAGGACCCCGTAGTGCGACAGGTCCCTGTAATAGAAACACCAGAAGGTTTAACTGAAGAAGAATCTGCTCCTGCAGCTGCCACCTCTTCTTTTACCCTTGATTACACCGAAGAAAACAAAACAGGTATGCCTGTTTATTTGAAAGTGCTCCTAGCATTGCTGACAGTAGCCGCCATTGCGGGAATTACCTATGCATTGAAGCCAGAACTGTTCACTGGTGCTGCGGTTATAAAAGAAAAGACCCCGAATCAGGACATCGTTCAGACAATAAAGCAGAATGACCAGCATAAACTTGATTCTATAGCACAGGCAGACAGCATCAGGAAAAGTAATGAAAAAGCCATACTTGCGGCCGATTCTGTCAAAGATTCGTTAACAACAGCCAAAGCTGTAGAAAGGCCTTCCGGCAATATAGTTTCTTACGACATTATTGCAGCTTCATTGCTCAATAAAAGAGAGGCAGACCGCTTTCTTTCAGACATGAAACAGCGGGGAATTCCGGCAACTATTGCTAAAATGCCCGGCAAAAGGATCAAAATCAGCATAGGTTCATTTGCTGATATGGAAACCGCCAATAAACAACTGGAAATCCTCAAGAAGAGTACAAAAATTCCGGGAATTTACGTTACACCAATTAGACACACAAACAATCCTAAATAA
- a CDS encoding TonB-dependent receptor, producing MRLTIFIYTTLLFVTTGILNAQAQDPKTTEKKAEEKAVTEEIEVVRPYKPVLAEAVKLRRSPDLNDIKTYKAKFNYNLTDRKLELNSDINKLQAQQLAAEKEALLINNYVKGGFGSAGTILAEAYINTGRDEALQAGAFFRHFGQSGPLNKQIANQQQLSVFGRSMGDQVTLSGRLNYQRNGLYFYGIDKDNPTLNPNPEQQAFNFIEAEGELVNKFTEDPDAFSYAAKLNGYLWNNRFDAKESSIVLNGYVNKRISSFNLGLAAAVEFGSTKDKLVDVGNNLLRLNPYIRLQASGVKITAGINFVQQFGTESSGRIFPAVTADFTLIPDYLQIFGEVKGDVNRSALKQFTDDNPFLNNNIAIKNSIEKLSISGGIKGTGGPGFGYKARFYHKRIEDMPLFVNSFDSFNKFDVIYDFGTMKLLGLEGEISVQVSDALKWTGKLNLEDYKPAAESQSWFKPQMRVSSDLMYAINKQLTLNAAVAIQGDSKAKIYLAAPANPYLAPDLANERIVTMKGFVDLGAGASYKINNKFSVFAKANNLLNTKYSRYLHYEAIGMNIFGGLTYSF from the coding sequence ATGAGATTGACCATATTTATATATACCACACTTCTATTTGTTACCACAGGGATTTTAAATGCACAGGCCCAGGATCCGAAGACCACAGAGAAGAAAGCAGAAGAAAAAGCAGTAACGGAAGAAATTGAAGTGGTACGACCATATAAACCGGTTCTTGCAGAGGCGGTGAAGCTGAGGAGAAGTCCGGATTTAAATGACATCAAAACCTACAAAGCAAAATTTAATTACAACCTCACCGACAGAAAACTGGAATTAAACTCCGATATCAATAAGCTGCAGGCACAACAACTTGCTGCTGAAAAGGAGGCCCTGCTGATCAACAATTATGTGAAAGGCGGATTTGGTTCTGCCGGAACTATTCTGGCCGAAGCTTATATCAACACCGGGCGTGATGAGGCCTTACAGGCGGGTGCTTTCTTCAGGCACTTTGGCCAATCGGGCCCATTAAATAAACAAATTGCCAACCAGCAGCAACTGAGTGTTTTTGGGCGCAGTATGGGCGACCAGGTGACCTTGAGCGGGCGCTTAAATTACCAGAGGAACGGACTGTATTTTTACGGAATTGACAAGGACAACCCAACCTTAAATCCCAATCCGGAGCAGCAGGCCTTCAATTTTATCGAAGCAGAGGGCGAACTGGTTAATAAATTCACGGAGGATCCTGATGCCTTTAGCTACGCAGCTAAACTAAATGGGTACCTGTGGAACAATAGATTCGATGCCAAAGAAAGTTCAATCGTATTGAATGGTTATGTGAACAAAAGGATCAGCAGCTTTAACCTGGGCCTGGCCGCTGCAGTTGAGTTTGGCAGCACTAAAGATAAGCTTGTAGACGTCGGCAACAATTTACTAAGGTTAAACCCTTATATCAGACTGCAGGCCAGTGGTGTTAAAATTACCGCAGGAATTAATTTTGTTCAGCAATTTGGAACCGAATCATCGGGTAGGATATTCCCGGCAGTGACAGCAGACTTTACCCTGATCCCTGATTATCTGCAGATCTTTGGAGAAGTAAAAGGAGATGTAAACCGCAGTGCTCTGAAACAGTTTACGGACGACAACCCTTTCCTGAACAACAATATAGCCATCAAAAACTCCATAGAAAAACTAAGCATCAGTGGAGGTATTAAAGGAACAGGGGGACCTGGTTTTGGGTATAAAGCCAGATTCTACCACAAACGTATCGAAGATATGCCGCTATTCGTCAATAGCTTCGATAGCTTTAATAAGTTTGATGTGATCTATGATTTCGGGACTATGAAATTGCTTGGCCTTGAAGGCGAAATATCGGTACAGGTAAGTGACGCCCTAAAATGGACCGGAAAACTAAACCTGGAAGATTACAAACCTGCAGCTGAAAGCCAAAGCTGGTTCAAACCACAAATGCGTGTAAGCTCTGATCTGATGTATGCCATCAACAAGCAGCTGACTTTAAATGCAGCTGTTGCAATACAGGGCGATAGCAAAGCAAAAATTTACCTGGCAGCCCCTGCCAATCCTTACCTTGCACCAGACCTGGCCAATGAAAGAATTGTAACCATGAAGGGTTTCGTAGACCTTGGCGCCGGTGCCAGCTATAAGATCAACAACAAATTCTCCGTATTTGCCAAAGCTAATAACCTGCTGAACACCAAGTACAGCAGATACCTGCATTATGAGGCAATTGGGATGAATATATTTGGAGGCCTGACCTACTCGTTCTAG